A single window of Kitasatospora sp. HUAS MG31 DNA harbors:
- the pepN gene encoding aminopeptidase N, producing MPGTNLTREEARTRAELLHVDAYDIELDLSSAREGGTFRSTTVVRFSATTPGASTFIDLVAPRVAEVVLNGEVLDPAGFADSRIPLPNLKAENELRVVADCAYTNTGEGLHRFVDPVDGETYLYTQFEVPDARRVFASFEQPDLKAAFRFTVTAPEGWVVVSNSPTPTPSGEGDTRVWAFEPTPRMSTYVTALVAGPYVGVFDEYRGAGRTVPLGVYCRPSLREFLDAEAIFEVTKQGFDYFQEKFDFAYPFAKYDQLFVPEFNAGAMENAGAVTLRDQYVFRSKVTDASYEMRAATILHELAHMWFGDLVTMEWWDDLWLNESFATFAEVVCQAEAPNSKWPHSWTTFANQMKTWAYRQDQLPSTHPIMADIRDLEDVQVNFDGITYAKGASVLKQLVAYVGQDAFFQGVQAYFKRHAWGNTRLSDLLGALEEASGRDLKTWSKAWLETAGINLLRPELRINTDGEIESFAVLQEAPALPAGARGEAVLRPHRIAIGLYELVDGALVRTDRIELDVDGPRTEVPELVGRHRPAVLLLNDDDLTYAKVRLDEDSLAVVTEHLGDFADSLPRALCWASAWDMARDGELATRDYLALALSGLQRESDIGVVQSVHRQVKLALELYADPAWRPQGLATWAEAAEQRLRAAAPGSDHQLAWARTLAAAARTDGQLDLLAGLLDGTAALEGLAVDTELRWTLLTRLVATGRADEKAIDAELARDNTAAGQEHAATCRAARPTAAAKAEAWASVVESDELTNYVQEAVIAGFQQADQRELLAPYTAKYFAAIKGIYETRSHEISQQIIVGMYPAYQVEQATLDATDAWLATADPAPALHRQVVEARAGVERALKAQAADHAAGARALGH from the coding sequence GTGCCTGGCACCAACTTGACCCGTGAGGAGGCCCGCACCCGGGCCGAGCTCCTGCACGTGGACGCGTACGACATCGAGCTCGACCTGAGCTCGGCCCGCGAGGGCGGTACGTTCCGGTCCACCACCGTGGTCCGATTCTCCGCCACCACGCCGGGCGCTTCCACTTTCATCGACCTGGTCGCGCCGCGCGTCGCGGAGGTCGTCCTGAACGGCGAGGTCCTGGACCCGGCCGGCTTCGCCGACAGCCGCATCCCCCTTCCGAACCTGAAGGCGGAGAACGAGCTGCGGGTGGTCGCCGACTGCGCCTACACCAACACCGGTGAGGGCCTGCACCGCTTCGTCGACCCGGTGGACGGCGAGACCTACCTCTACACCCAGTTCGAGGTGCCGGACGCCCGCCGCGTCTTCGCCTCCTTCGAGCAGCCCGACCTCAAGGCGGCGTTCCGGTTCACCGTGACCGCCCCCGAGGGCTGGGTCGTGGTCTCCAACTCCCCCACCCCCACCCCGTCCGGCGAGGGCGACACCCGGGTCTGGGCCTTCGAGCCCACCCCGCGGATGTCCACCTACGTCACCGCGCTGGTCGCCGGCCCGTACGTGGGCGTCTTCGACGAGTACCGCGGCGCCGGCCGCACCGTCCCGCTGGGCGTGTACTGCCGCCCGTCGCTGCGCGAGTTCCTGGACGCCGAGGCGATCTTCGAGGTCACCAAGCAGGGCTTCGACTACTTCCAGGAGAAGTTCGACTTCGCCTACCCGTTCGCCAAGTACGACCAGCTCTTCGTCCCGGAGTTCAACGCCGGCGCGATGGAGAACGCGGGCGCGGTGACCCTGCGCGACCAGTACGTGTTCCGGTCCAAGGTGACCGACGCCTCGTACGAGATGCGCGCCGCGACGATCCTGCACGAGCTGGCCCACATGTGGTTCGGCGACCTGGTCACCATGGAGTGGTGGGACGACCTCTGGCTGAACGAGTCCTTCGCGACCTTCGCCGAGGTGGTCTGCCAGGCCGAGGCGCCGAACTCGAAGTGGCCGCACTCCTGGACCACCTTCGCCAACCAGATGAAGACCTGGGCGTACCGGCAGGACCAGCTGCCCTCCACCCACCCGATCATGGCCGACATCCGCGACCTGGAGGACGTCCAGGTCAACTTCGACGGCATCACCTACGCCAAGGGCGCCTCGGTGCTCAAGCAGCTGGTGGCGTACGTCGGCCAGGACGCCTTCTTCCAGGGCGTGCAGGCGTACTTCAAGCGCCACGCCTGGGGCAACACCCGGCTGTCCGACCTGCTCGGCGCCCTGGAGGAGGCCAGCGGCCGCGACCTGAAGACCTGGTCGAAGGCCTGGCTGGAGACCGCCGGCATCAACCTGCTCCGCCCCGAGCTGCGGATCAACACCGACGGCGAGATCGAGTCCTTCGCCGTCCTGCAGGAGGCCCCCGCGCTGCCCGCCGGCGCCCGCGGCGAGGCCGTGCTGCGCCCGCACCGGATCGCGATCGGCCTCTACGAGCTGGTCGACGGCGCCCTGGTGCGCACCGACCGGATCGAGCTGGACGTGGACGGCCCGCGCACCGAGGTGCCCGAGCTGGTCGGCCGCCACCGCCCGGCCGTCCTGCTGCTCAACGACGACGACCTGACCTACGCCAAGGTCCGCCTGGACGAGGACTCGCTGGCCGTGGTCACCGAGCACCTCGGCGACTTCGCCGACTCGCTCCCCCGCGCGCTGTGCTGGGCCTCGGCCTGGGACATGGCCCGCGACGGCGAGCTCGCCACCCGCGACTACCTCGCGCTGGCCCTCTCCGGCCTGCAGCGGGAGAGCGACATCGGCGTCGTCCAGTCGGTGCACCGCCAGGTCAAGCTGGCCCTGGAGCTCTACGCCGACCCGGCGTGGCGTCCGCAGGGCCTGGCCACCTGGGCGGAGGCCGCCGAGCAGCGGCTGCGCGCCGCCGCCCCCGGCAGCGACCACCAGCTCGCCTGGGCCCGGACGCTGGCCGCCGCCGCCCGGACCGACGGCCAGCTCGACCTGCTGGCCGGCCTGCTCGACGGCACCGCCGCCCTGGAGGGCCTCGCGGTCGACACCGAGCTGCGCTGGACCCTGCTCACCCGCCTGGTCGCCACCGGCCGCGCGGACGAGAAGGCCATCGACGCCGAGCTGGCCCGCGACAACACCGCCGCCGGCCAGGAGCACGCCGCCACCTGCCGCGCCGCCCGGCCGACCGCCGCGGCCAAGGCCGAGGCCTGGGCCTCGGTGGTGGAGTCCGACGAGCTCACCAACTACGTCCAGGAGGCCGTCATCGCCGGCTTCCAGCAGGCCGACCAGCGGGAGCTGCTGGCGCCCTACACGGCGAAGTACTTCGCCGCGATCAAGGGCATCTACGAGACCCGCAGCCACGAGATCTCCCAGCAGATCATCGTCGGCATGTACCCGGCCTACCAGGTCGAGCAGGCCACCCTGGACGCCACCGACGCCTGGCTGGCCACCGCCGACCCGGCCCCGGCCCTGCACCGGCAGGTGGTCGAGGCCCGCGCCGGTGTGGAGCGGGCGCTGAAGGCGCAGGCCGCGGACCACGCGGCGGGCGCCCGGGCGCTGGGGCACTGA
- a CDS encoding ROK family transcriptional regulator, which translates to MDTPGSQSSLHRANLERVLRAVRMAGSLTQAEIARGTGLSAATVSNIVRELKESGTVVVADTSSGGRRARSVSLSGDAGIVVGVDFGHTHLRVAVGNLAHRVLAEESEPIDVDVSAQQGFDRAEAMVGRLLEQAGFKSDKVIGVGLGVPGPIDVETGALGSTAILPGWTGVRPGQELSQRLGMQVYVDNDANLGALGELVWGAGRGLGDLAYIKVASGVGSGLVINGQIYRGPGGTAGEIGHITLDEAGPVCRCGNRGCLETFVGSRYLLNLLNANHPGELTLTGMVQLAQQGDLGCRRVIADAGRQIGMGVATLCNLLNPRRIILGGDLAEAGELVLSPIRDSVSRYAIPSAARQLSVVPGTLGGRAEVLGALALVMSEMGESGAIRQPAAANA; encoded by the coding sequence ATGGACACACCGGGATCGCAGTCCTCGCTGCACCGGGCGAACCTCGAACGGGTGCTGCGCGCCGTGCGGATGGCCGGCTCGCTGACCCAGGCCGAGATCGCACGCGGCACCGGGCTGTCGGCGGCCACGGTGTCCAACATCGTCCGGGAGCTGAAGGAGAGCGGCACCGTCGTGGTGGCCGACACCTCCTCCGGCGGCCGCCGGGCCCGCAGCGTCTCGCTCAGCGGGGACGCCGGCATCGTGGTCGGCGTCGACTTCGGCCACACCCACCTGCGGGTCGCGGTGGGCAACCTGGCGCACCGGGTGCTCGCCGAGGAGAGCGAGCCGATCGACGTGGACGTCTCCGCGCAGCAGGGCTTCGACCGCGCCGAGGCGATGGTCGGCCGGCTGCTCGAACAGGCCGGTTTCAAGTCGGACAAGGTGATCGGCGTGGGCCTCGGCGTGCCGGGCCCGATCGACGTGGAGACCGGCGCGCTCGGCTCCACCGCGATCCTCCCCGGCTGGACCGGCGTGCGGCCGGGCCAGGAGCTCTCCCAGCGCCTGGGCATGCAGGTGTACGTGGACAACGACGCCAACCTGGGCGCGCTCGGCGAGCTGGTCTGGGGCGCCGGACGCGGGCTCGGCGACCTGGCGTACATCAAGGTGGCCAGCGGTGTCGGCTCCGGACTGGTCATCAACGGCCAGATCTACCGCGGTCCGGGCGGTACCGCGGGGGAGATCGGGCACATCACCCTGGACGAGGCCGGCCCGGTCTGCCGGTGCGGCAACAGAGGCTGCCTGGAGACCTTCGTGGGCTCCCGCTACCTGCTCAACCTCTTGAACGCCAACCACCCGGGTGAGCTGACCCTCACCGGCATGGTCCAGCTGGCCCAGCAGGGTGACCTGGGTTGCCGCCGGGTGATCGCCGACGCCGGGCGGCAGATCGGGATGGGCGTCGCCACGCTCTGCAACCTGCTCAACCCCCGCCGGATCATCCTGGGCGGCGACCTTGCCGAGGCCGGTGAGCTGGTGCTTTCCCCGATCCGGGACTCGGTCTCGCGGTACGCCATCCCGAGCGCGGCCCGGCAGCTCTCGGTGGTTCCGGGCACGCTCGGTGGCCGTGCGGAGGTGCTCGGCGCCCTGGCCCTGGTGATGAGCGAAATGGGCGAATCGGGCGCAATCCGGCAGCCGGCGGCGGCCAACGCCTGA
- a CDS encoding sugar ABC transporter substrate-binding protein, with translation MNAILRRAVIGTAAVSMALSMAACGKAGSDSKDSASSGDSKSIGLLLPENASSTRYESFDKPFIEAKVKALCSDCDVKYSNAEGSAAKQKQQFDTLIAQGVKVIVLDAVDAKSTQSWVKEAAAKNVKVVAYDRLATGPVAAYVSFDNEKVGELQGQALVEALGAKAADANIVMINGDEADPNAAKFKSGAHKALDGKVKKVVYEQSGEWKPTVAGQKIGAAITQLGKDGFQAVYSANDGMAAAIITQLKSSGITVPVGGQDAGLDAIQRLVTGDQSYTIYKAYKPLADSAAELAVSLLQGKDVKSVATATIDSDTDKGIPAKLLEPKVVTKANIKDTVIADGLYKAAEICTGEYAAGCAAAGLQ, from the coding sequence ATGAACGCAATTCTGCGTCGCGCCGTCATCGGAACCGCCGCCGTCTCGATGGCCCTGTCCATGGCCGCCTGCGGCAAGGCCGGCAGCGACAGCAAGGACAGCGCGTCCTCCGGCGACTCGAAGTCGATCGGTCTCCTGCTCCCCGAGAACGCCTCGTCCACCCGCTACGAGTCCTTCGACAAGCCCTTCATCGAGGCCAAGGTCAAGGCGCTGTGCAGCGACTGCGACGTCAAGTACAGCAACGCCGAGGGCTCCGCCGCCAAGCAGAAGCAGCAGTTCGACACCCTGATCGCGCAGGGCGTCAAGGTGATCGTGCTGGACGCCGTGGACGCCAAGTCGACCCAGTCCTGGGTCAAGGAGGCGGCCGCCAAGAACGTCAAGGTCGTCGCCTACGACCGCCTGGCCACCGGCCCGGTCGCCGCCTATGTCTCCTTCGACAACGAGAAGGTCGGCGAGCTCCAGGGCCAGGCCCTGGTCGAGGCCCTCGGCGCCAAGGCCGCGGACGCCAACATCGTCATGATCAACGGCGACGAGGCCGACCCGAACGCCGCCAAGTTCAAGTCCGGCGCCCACAAGGCGCTCGACGGCAAGGTCAAGAAGGTCGTCTACGAGCAGTCCGGTGAGTGGAAGCCCACCGTGGCCGGCCAGAAGATCGGCGCCGCCATCACCCAGCTTGGCAAGGACGGCTTCCAGGCCGTCTACTCCGCCAACGACGGCATGGCCGCCGCCATCATCACCCAGCTGAAGTCCTCCGGCATCACCGTGCCGGTCGGCGGCCAGGACGCCGGTCTGGACGCCATCCAGCGCCTCGTCACGGGCGACCAGTCCTACACCATCTACAAGGCCTACAAGCCGCTGGCCGACTCGGCCGCCGAGCTGGCCGTCAGCCTGCTGCAGGGCAAGGACGTCAAGTCGGTCGCCACCGCGACCATCGACAGCGACACCGACAAGGGCATCCCGGCCAAGCTGCTGGAGCCCAAGGTCGTCACCAAGGCCAACATCAAGGACACCGTGATCGCGGACGGCCTCTACAAGGCCGCCGAGATCTGCACCGGCGAGTACGCCGCCGGTTGCGCCGCCGCCGGCCTGCAGTAA
- a CDS encoding ATP-binding cassette domain-containing protein has translation MVHVTGAPVLALRGVSKRFGAVQALTDVHLEVHAGEVVALVGDNGAGKSTLVKTIAGVHPIDEGSIEWDGKAVNIHRPHDAQQLGVATVYQDLALCDNLDVVGNLFLGRELRRFGALDEVAMEKRAKELLDTLSIRIPSVRIPIAALSGGQRQVVAIARALVGDPKIVILDEPTAALGVEQTAQVLDLVERLRDRGLGVILISHNMADVKAVADTVAVLRLGRNNGVFEVANTSHEEIISAITGATENAVTRRQARLAEEAK, from the coding sequence ATGGTTCACGTGACAGGCGCACCCGTACTGGCGTTGCGCGGGGTCTCCAAGCGGTTCGGTGCCGTCCAGGCGCTCACCGACGTTCATCTGGAGGTCCACGCGGGCGAGGTGGTCGCCCTGGTCGGCGACAACGGCGCCGGCAAGTCCACGCTGGTGAAGACCATCGCCGGCGTCCACCCGATCGACGAGGGGTCGATCGAGTGGGACGGCAAGGCGGTCAACATCCACCGGCCGCACGACGCCCAGCAGCTGGGCGTGGCCACCGTCTACCAGGACCTCGCGCTCTGCGACAACCTCGACGTGGTCGGCAACCTCTTCCTCGGCCGCGAGCTGCGCCGCTTCGGCGCGCTGGACGAGGTCGCGATGGAGAAGCGCGCCAAGGAGCTGCTCGACACCCTGTCGATCCGCATCCCCAGCGTCCGCATCCCGATCGCCGCGCTCTCCGGCGGCCAGCGCCAGGTCGTGGCCATCGCCCGCGCCCTGGTCGGCGACCCGAAGATCGTCATCCTGGACGAGCCCACCGCCGCCCTCGGCGTCGAGCAGACCGCCCAGGTCCTCGACCTGGTCGAGCGGCTCCGCGACCGCGGCCTCGGCGTGATCCTGATCAGCCACAACATGGCCGACGTCAAGGCCGTCGCGGACACCGTCGCGGTGCTCCGCCTGGGCCGCAACAACGGCGTCTTCGAGGTGGCCAACACCTCGCACGAGGAGATCATCTCCGCCATCACCGGCGCCACCGAGAACGCCGTGACCCGGCGTCAGGCACGTCTCGCGGAGGAAGCGAAGTGA
- a CDS encoding sugar ABC transporter permease — protein sequence MTTPQTSPSTSETSETSEAPEAPAQAPAAVDPRLLVRQSGFAGYLDEFRRKMKSGDLGSVPVVLGLILIGAIFQGITGDFLNADNLTNITKWIAGPGLIAVGIVFVLLLGEIDLSLGSVAGVSAAVAAVLSVRNGMNEWLAILIAIAAALAIGALHGFFFAKIGVPAFVVTLAGLLAWSGLQMYVLGDKGTVNVINDGVLANLDTYFLGEGDVFFTWAFAVLGIVLFGAGQLLDSRRRSAAGLLARPTSEIALRTGLIAVIGLVAAYMLNQDRGLPLPLVIFLSVVVITDFVLRRTSYGRQIFAVGGSVEAARRAGINVAWVRISVFMISAGMAALGGLFIASQQGSADKLLGSGNVLMNSIAAAVIGGTSLFGGRGKTWSALLGILVIQSIITGLDLVHVNQAIQYMITGAVLLAAVVLDSVSRKTQKSSGRG from the coding sequence GTGACCACCCCCCAGACCTCCCCCTCGACGTCCGAGACGTCCGAGACCTCCGAGGCGCCCGAGGCCCCCGCCCAGGCGCCGGCCGCGGTCGACCCGCGGCTGCTGGTCCGTCAGTCGGGCTTCGCCGGCTACCTGGACGAGTTCCGCCGCAAGATGAAGAGCGGCGACCTGGGCTCCGTCCCGGTCGTCCTCGGCCTGATCCTCATCGGCGCCATCTTCCAGGGCATCACCGGCGACTTCCTGAACGCAGACAACCTCACCAACATCACCAAGTGGATCGCCGGCCCGGGCCTCATCGCCGTCGGCATCGTCTTCGTGCTGCTGCTCGGCGAGATCGACCTCTCGCTCGGCTCGGTGGCCGGCGTCTCCGCCGCCGTCGCCGCGGTGCTCTCGGTCCGCAACGGCATGAACGAGTGGCTGGCGATCCTGATCGCCATCGCCGCCGCCCTGGCCATCGGCGCCCTGCACGGCTTCTTCTTCGCCAAGATCGGCGTCCCCGCCTTCGTGGTCACCCTGGCCGGTCTGCTCGCCTGGAGCGGCCTGCAGATGTACGTCCTCGGCGACAAGGGCACCGTCAACGTCATCAACGACGGTGTGCTCGCCAACCTGGACACCTACTTCCTCGGCGAGGGCGACGTCTTCTTCACCTGGGCCTTCGCCGTCCTCGGCATCGTCCTGTTCGGCGCCGGCCAGCTGCTCGACTCCCGCCGCCGCAGCGCCGCCGGCCTGCTCGCCCGGCCGACCAGCGAGATCGCCCTGCGCACCGGCCTGATCGCGGTCATCGGCCTGGTCGCCGCCTACATGCTCAACCAGGACCGCGGCCTGCCACTGCCCCTGGTGATCTTCCTCTCGGTCGTGGTCATCACCGACTTCGTGCTGCGCCGCACCTCCTACGGCCGCCAGATCTTCGCGGTCGGCGGCAGCGTCGAGGCGGCCCGCCGGGCCGGCATCAACGTCGCCTGGGTCCGGATCTCGGTCTTCATGATCTCGGCCGGCATGGCGGCCCTCGGCGGCCTGTTCATCGCCTCCCAGCAGGGCTCCGCGGACAAGCTGCTCGGCAGCGGCAACGTCCTGATGAACTCCATCGCGGCGGCCGTCATCGGCGGTACCAGCCTCTTCGGCGGCCGCGGCAAGACCTGGTCCGCCCTGCTCGGCATCCTGGTCATCCAGTCGATCATCACCGGCCTGGACCTGGTCCACGTCAACCAGGCCATCCAGTACATGATCACCGGCGCGGTGCTGCTCGCCGCCGTGGTGCTCGACTCCGTCTCCCGGAAGACCCAGAAGTCCTCCGGGCGAGGCTGA
- the dxs gene encoding 1-deoxy-D-xylulose-5-phosphate synthase: MALLTRIRGPRDLDRLTPAQLASLAEEIRGFLVEEVSKTGGHLGPNLGVVELTIAMHRVFDSPRDRILFDTGHQSYVHKLLTGRQDFSRLKMKGGLSGYPSRAESEHDVIENSHASTVLGYADGLAKANKIQGHKDRPVVAVIGDGALTGGMAWEALNNIADAKDLPVVIVVNDNERSYSPTIGGLANHLSTLRTTQGYERFLSWGKDALQRTPVVGQAMFDTLHGAKKGLKDFIAPQGMFEDLGLKYIGPIDGHDLVALESAFTKARGFGGPVIVHCITEKGRGYHAAENNDEDRFHAVGVIHPDTGLPVKSSGKDWTSVFGEEMVALGRERKDIVAITAAMLHPVGLAPFAKAYPDRIFDVGIAEQHAAVSAAGLATNGLHPVVAVYATFLNRAYDQVLMDVALHKLGVTFVLDRAGVTGTDGASHNGMWDMSILQTVPGLRLAAPRDADQVRAQLREAVEVHDAPTVVRYSKGTVGPAVPAVGRVGGMDVLRGDAEEPADVLIVSVGALAPTCLETAELLAVQGISSTVVDPRWVKPVDPALPGLAARHRVVVTVEDNGRAGGVGSAVAQALRDAGVDLPLRDFGIPQEFLDHASRGEILAQIGLTAPDIAAKVSTLVAKLDAEPVRA; encoded by the coding sequence GTGGCCCTGCTGACCCGCATTCGGGGACCGCGCGATCTCGACCGGCTCACCCCTGCGCAGCTGGCGTCGCTGGCCGAGGAGATCCGCGGCTTCCTGGTCGAGGAGGTCTCCAAGACCGGCGGCCACCTCGGTCCCAACCTGGGCGTGGTCGAGCTCACCATCGCGATGCACCGGGTCTTCGACTCCCCGCGCGACCGCATCCTCTTCGACACCGGCCACCAGAGCTACGTGCACAAGCTGCTCACCGGCCGGCAGGACTTCTCCCGCCTGAAGATGAAGGGCGGCCTGTCCGGCTACCCGTCCCGCGCCGAGTCCGAGCACGACGTGATCGAGAACTCGCACGCCTCGACCGTGCTCGGCTACGCCGACGGCCTGGCCAAGGCCAACAAGATCCAGGGCCACAAGGACCGCCCGGTCGTCGCGGTGATCGGCGACGGCGCGCTCACCGGCGGCATGGCCTGGGAGGCGCTCAACAACATCGCCGACGCCAAGGACCTGCCGGTCGTCATCGTCGTCAACGACAACGAGCGCTCCTACTCGCCCACCATCGGCGGCCTCGCCAACCACCTCTCCACCCTGCGCACCACCCAGGGCTACGAGCGGTTCCTCTCCTGGGGCAAGGACGCGCTGCAGCGCACCCCCGTCGTCGGCCAGGCGATGTTCGACACCCTGCACGGCGCCAAGAAGGGCCTCAAGGACTTCATCGCCCCCCAGGGCATGTTCGAGGACCTCGGCCTCAAGTACATCGGCCCGATCGACGGCCACGACCTGGTGGCCCTGGAGTCCGCGTTCACCAAGGCGCGCGGCTTCGGCGGCCCGGTCATCGTCCACTGCATCACCGAGAAGGGCCGCGGCTACCACGCCGCCGAGAACAACGACGAGGACCGCTTCCACGCGGTCGGCGTCATCCACCCCGACACCGGCCTCCCGGTGAAGTCCTCCGGCAAGGACTGGACCTCGGTCTTCGGCGAGGAGATGGTCGCCCTCGGCCGCGAGCGCAAGGACATCGTGGCGATCACCGCCGCCATGCTCCACCCGGTCGGCCTCGCCCCCTTCGCCAAGGCCTACCCGGACCGGATCTTCGACGTCGGCATCGCCGAGCAGCACGCCGCCGTCTCCGCGGCCGGCCTGGCCACCAACGGCCTGCACCCGGTGGTCGCCGTCTACGCCACCTTCCTCAACCGGGCCTACGACCAGGTCCTGATGGACGTCGCCCTGCACAAGCTGGGCGTCACCTTCGTCCTGGACCGGGCCGGCGTCACCGGCACCGACGGCGCCTCCCACAACGGCATGTGGGACATGTCGATCCTGCAGACCGTTCCCGGCCTGCGGCTCGCCGCCCCGCGCGACGCCGACCAGGTCCGCGCCCAGCTGCGCGAGGCCGTCGAGGTCCACGACGCCCCCACCGTGGTCCGCTACTCCAAGGGCACCGTCGGCCCCGCCGTCCCCGCCGTCGGCCGGGTCGGCGGCATGGACGTGCTGCGCGGCGACGCCGAGGAGCCGGCCGACGTGCTGATCGTCTCCGTCGGCGCGCTCGCCCCGACCTGCCTGGAGACCGCCGAGCTGCTCGCCGTCCAGGGCATCAGCTCCACCGTGGTCGACCCGCGCTGGGTCAAGCCGGTCGACCCGGCGCTGCCGGGCCTCGCCGCCCGCCACCGCGTGGTCGTCACCGTCGAGGACAACGGCCGGGCCGGCGGCGTCGGCTCCGCCGTCGCCCAGGCCCTCCGCGACGCCGGGGTGGACCTGCCGCTGCGCGACTTCGGCATCCCCCAGGAGTTCCTGGACCACGCCTCCCGCGGCGAGATCCTCGCCCAGATCGGGCTGACCGCCCCGGACATCGCCGCCAAGGTGTCCACCCTGGTCGCCAAGCTCGACGCGGAGCCGGTCCGGGCCTGA
- a CDS encoding amino acid permease, producing MSTAPPPRSLLRELVRAKPVEQSLADTHESGHALRRTLSALDLTVFGVGVIIGTGIFVLTGTAAKNTAGPAVALSFAASGVVCALAALCYAEFASTVPVAGSAYTFAYSTIGELPAWIIGWDLVLELTLGAAVVSVGWSGYVQSLMESAGWTLPYGISGADDHGWSFNLPAALLVAVLTAIILLGMHLSAEVTRVIVVIKVISVLIVIVAGLFFIKADNYDPFIPPAQATADKSGGESPLIQVLFGYTPTDFGVMGIFTAAAVVFFAFIGFDIVATTAEETKNPQRDLPRGILGSLLICTVLYMAVSIVVTGMQKYTELSSDAPLSDAFKAVDQEAFADIINVGAVAGLTSVTMIMLLGQSRVFFAMSRDGLLPRLFSAVHPRFGTPTRAVLLLGLVVAVLAGLIPLEELSELVNIGTLFAFIVVSIGVIVLRRTRPDLPRSFRCPWVPVLPILSVAACLWLMLNLPVQTWWRFLVWLAIGLVVYFIYGRSHSRLHLRGASDAPAGTQGP from the coding sequence ATGAGCACCGCGCCACCCCCGAGATCGCTTTTGCGTGAGCTGGTCCGGGCGAAACCCGTCGAACAGTCCCTCGCGGACACCCACGAGAGCGGCCACGCCCTGCGCCGCACGCTCTCCGCCCTGGACCTCACGGTCTTCGGCGTGGGCGTGATCATCGGCACCGGCATCTTCGTGCTGACCGGTACCGCCGCCAAGAACACCGCCGGACCGGCCGTGGCGCTCTCCTTCGCCGCGTCCGGCGTGGTGTGCGCGCTGGCCGCGCTCTGCTACGCCGAGTTCGCCTCCACCGTCCCGGTGGCCGGTTCGGCGTACACCTTCGCGTACTCGACCATCGGTGAACTGCCGGCCTGGATCATCGGCTGGGACCTGGTCCTGGAGCTCACCCTGGGCGCCGCCGTGGTCTCGGTCGGCTGGTCCGGGTACGTGCAGTCGCTGATGGAGAGCGCGGGCTGGACCCTCCCGTACGGGATCTCCGGCGCGGACGACCACGGCTGGAGCTTCAACCTGCCGGCCGCGCTGCTGGTGGCCGTGCTGACCGCGATCATCCTGCTGGGGATGCACCTGTCGGCCGAGGTCACCCGGGTGATCGTGGTGATCAAGGTCATCTCGGTGCTGATCGTCATCGTGGCCGGCCTGTTCTTCATCAAGGCCGACAACTACGACCCGTTCATCCCGCCCGCGCAGGCGACCGCCGACAAGAGCGGCGGTGAGTCACCACTGATCCAAGTGCTGTTCGGCTACACACCGACGGACTTCGGCGTGATGGGCATCTTCACCGCCGCGGCCGTGGTGTTCTTCGCCTTCATCGGCTTCGACATCGTCGCCACCACCGCCGAGGAGACCAAGAACCCGCAGCGCGACCTGCCCCGCGGCATCCTCGGCTCGCTGCTCATCTGCACCGTGCTCTACATGGCGGTCTCCATCGTGGTCACCGGCATGCAGAAGTACACCGAACTGTCCAGCGACGCCCCGCTCTCGGACGCCTTCAAGGCGGTCGACCAGGAGGCGTTCGCCGACATCATCAACGTCGGCGCGGTGGCCGGTCTGACCTCGGTCACCATGATCATGCTGCTCGGGCAGAGCCGGGTGTTCTTCGCGATGAGCCGGGACGGCCTGCTGCCCCGGCTGTTCTCCGCCGTCCACCCGCGGTTCGGCACCCCGACCCGGGCGGTGCTGCTGCTCGGCCTGGTGGTCGCGGTGCTGGCCGGACTGATCCCGCTGGAGGAGCTGAGCGAGCTGGTGAACATCGGCACGCTGTTCGCCTTCATCGTGGTGTCGATCGGCGTCATCGTGCTGCGCAGGACCCGCCCCGACCTGCCCCGGTCGTTCCGCTGCCCGTGGGTGCCGGTGCTGCCGATCCTCTCGGTGGCGGCCTGTCTCTGGCTGATGCTCAACCTGCCGGTGCAGACCTGGTGGCGGTTCCTGGTCTGGCTGGCCATCGGCCTGGTGGTCTACTTCATCTACGGCCGCAGCCACAGCCGGCTGCACCTGCGCGGGGCGTCGGACGCGCCGGCGGGCACGCAGGGGCCGTAG
- a CDS encoding DUF6247 family protein, protein MTTQSLAAVTLPPQTGAAPDRGHPGGDAPDHESLAAVRATITAYAPRRLPELERERDQAFAQALGSGSLRPVHRFLHRWQAVASTERELADITRAVREEFLHHPATGHRPTAARAAAALEFAAILLTAAAEPPGTD, encoded by the coding sequence ATGACCACGCAGTCGCTGGCCGCCGTCACCCTGCCGCCGCAGACCGGTGCCGCGCCGGATCGCGGCCACCCGGGCGGCGACGCCCCGGACCACGAGTCGCTGGCGGCCGTCCGGGCTACCATCACCGCCTACGCCCCGCGCCGGCTCCCCGAGCTGGAACGGGAACGGGACCAGGCCTTCGCCCAGGCCCTGGGCAGCGGCAGCCTCCGCCCGGTGCACCGCTTCCTGCACCGCTGGCAGGCGGTGGCCTCCACCGAACGCGAGCTGGCCGACATCACCCGGGCCGTCCGCGAGGAGTTCCTCCACCACCCGGCCACGGGCCACCGGCCCACCGCCGCCCGGGCGGCGGCCGCCCTGGAGTTCGCGGCGATCCTGCTCACCGCGGCCGCCGAACCGCCCGGTACCGACTGA